The Musa acuminata AAA Group cultivar baxijiao chromosome BXJ3-6, Cavendish_Baxijiao_AAA, whole genome shotgun sequence region TGTAGAAGAAGTATTTGATTGGAAATTATTTAGTTTCTGTCTTTTTGTCTTTTAGTTTGTGTCATTGTTAATTGATGCATGTGTACAGATTTGATCAAACTAAAACTGAGTTACAAATACCTGGTAACGCAGGTTTGCTGATGTTCCAAGAAAGCTTCCATATATCATTGCTGATTTTAATATGGGAGACCTTTTCCGTCTGCTATTCACAGATAATGCAGGCCTCAGATTTTTGCGAATAAAATATAGAACATCTGAAGCAACTCCAGCACCAATGCTAGAAATAAATCCCACCCCAGCAAGTTTCAGACCACCAAAAAACACCGATGCAAATCTATGACTAAAATTCCAATCTTTACCCACAACATTCTTTTGGAAGGCATTATCTGGAATTGATCCTAAAAGGCCTGTTAGTATTTCAAAGTCCTCAAAGGATGAACTTTCATCAGCATAAGTCAAAAATGAAAGAGTAGGAGCAGGAAGCCACACAGTAAAGAAATCAACAACAGAACCTCTGATCGTATCAGTTAGAACATAGTCAATTTCTTCAAGGAAACATCCTTTACGTCTTTCATATTGTGCTAAAAGTGTGGTTGTTATTGAAATAGCCTCTTCTATGGCCAACCTATGTAGAAATTTAGGATCTGCCAAAAGTCTTTCCCGAAAACCCTGCAAGACCCAAAAAGAAGAGCATAGTTATTAAGGCATATAATCCATGCTATCAAAAGAATCATTCCTAAATTCATATGCTATTAAAGACAGTGTCATGTTAACAAAATATGAGATTATCATTTTCTTCCATGAGCTTGAAAATTCTCAGATGCTCACTGATTTAGCGCATCATCATCACATCATGGATtacaaagaaaagaaagttgaccaAAGGGAAGGAGAAACTTTTACTTGAAATCGGTGAATAAGTTCTGAGATCAAAGGATACTGCTCAAGATCAAAAAAGTTCTGTAATATCTCTGGCGATACTATTCCAAGATCCAATCCTTTCTGAAGGTCCTGTATAataaacaaagtaaaaaaatcaGCAATCATTCTGAATTACATAAATGCTGCTTCACAGAATGTATGACTAGAAGAAAAATCAGTTACCTAATACTGACAACACATATGGTTTCAAGTTATTTTCATCTTCAAGAATAAAAGAATGAGCAACAGAATACCAAAGTGCTGGGTCAGTCACTAGACCACGATGTTGAGCTAGGGCCAAATAATATGGTCTCATTGCACTAATCATCCTGACTAAATTTACAAACGGGCCAAGCCTGTCTGGCCAAAgagattttaataattttttcttttgtatataccCTCGAGATATGGTTACATGAGTACATACAACTCGAAAGTTCATATTTTCATGTATACACTCTGCAATAATAAATACTTGACTTTGTACCTCTAAAGTAGTCAGTACTCACATTCGCATATACATCCTCTAATGTTTGCACTGAATCGAGTCCTTAATGATCTCAAGTGACTATTCATGGCTAAATTCCCAGAGGCTTCACTGATTTAGGAAAGAAGCTGGGGTTTCGCAAATTTGAAAAGAGATTAGTGAACAAAAGATGAATGGTCCCTTTGGCCATTTCTTAAATTCCAGGGAAAGAATGGAGATCCATGGTATCTTTATCATATAACTTTCATCAAATAAACCCATTAAGTAATCCAAGTTAAATTCAGGATTTTTAATGGAAGTGGAAAAAAAGGTATCAAACACACTAATGCAAAAGAACCTGTATTTCAAATCCTAAAATAAATTACAATATTCAAGTTGAGTTTATTCAACATTGCATATGGTATTGAAAACCTTTCCCAATGCCTTTATTTCATGTTTTACACGTGAAAGTATTGCTTAAAAAGTGAAACTAAATAGGAATTATGTGATAGGAAACTTAGCTATTAGCATTATGCATTATAAAGAAATCTAAAGCTCTTTGAACTTTATTTGTCAACCAACTTGGGGGGTTTGTCAATAGATGAGTCTCTAGTGGGAGTCTCTAGCTAAGCTTGCACCTAATAACAGCAACAACAAAcaataatgtcccaactatttcagtTTAGTTATGTGGATATTTTGGCATCATTCAGGTCTTACCGAAGTGCCCCCCCGAAAAAAATTGGATTCTTTCATTTGACTAGACTACCAAATTTATTTTCTACCTTCATAAACCCGACTAGTGAGAACCCTCATGAGCCTCCCCTACAGGAAAAGTGAATTTGGACTTCTGTGAGCTCTACATAATACAATAACTCTTGTTAATTCGAATATTGAAACACCAAAAAAATTTAACATATCTTTATTATTTCCTAGAAATCTTATTAAACCACCTATCTTAATCAATTCACATCATCTAATTACAGTATATATGAAGTCTCCTTTGTATATGTTCATATTATCTTATACCACCTACACTTATTGTTCTCATAAGAAAAAATTTCCTATTCTATCATTTCTAGTAACTTTGCACATCCAACTCAATACTCTTGTGCAAGGTTCATATTTTCGTATCGTAGTGGCATACCGAGTCTTGCTCGGTACGGCACGTACTGAGTGGTACGCTAGGTGTATCGAGCGATATacctaaaataggcataaaaccctccgaaatgcctaaaaatagaaaaaaaaaaaatagaatatggtttttaagttagaaataaatatacatttagtatagttttgacaaaattaatgtaaattaggtaagaatagtgccacatatctttttcgggcttcgaggagtagccttgtgcaaggttcgcaattttTGTCTGTTCCCAATAACCCttgcgttaatattgaattatctacagaaaaattatttaaattattatattattttatgtatAACTTAAaccttaagattcaaatgaattaatcaCATGTGTAGATATACTTGATTCTACCATCGAAACGAATGACGGGCCTCCataggtggtggatcggggtcctcgatcctatgtatctatatatcaatatgatatatttgtcggactcaatcctgaaattgatcccatgacatagtgtattgatcccatgacatagtgcatcaatgtggtgatggtcgcaGGTTGATCATCATAAATCACTTATGTCCCAGACGGCTCTTGAGGCATGCATTGGTGAATGTtagaacttctactttcgctactgatctattgctctgtatcatactgttgctcgaataagtatgaccaactatcaccgcaCTACTGTTAGTAGTAAGATTCTCCATAcgactgtgaatacgatgagcttcgttCTGTGTCTACGTCGTGTAGGCTTTGTCACATCTACTGAAAATCATCCATTGGCTTCCCCTTCCTCTTTCgtgtataaacttgaccagtacctcatCACGCTCCATGATctaaatcttgggtggcatgtgtaaaatattattcCTCGATTCATGCACTACACTCAAATTGTGTAGATGGGACCAACGATTCCCCGGCATCGTTGCCATCATCGGTTGAGGCACTATTGTACACATCGTTACCATGTCTCTGAATTGAGTGAGTTGTTGAATGTGATTATGAAGGTGTCTCATCGCCCGACTCGAGTTTTTCCAACGATGTAGTTGATGCTACTGCTTTGCCTTTGTCATTGCCTTTGTATGTTGGGCGAACAACTATGACAGTTAGGTGTCTCTAGTTCCTAGAGTAGTTTGACTCGATCTTGTCTGGCTCCTTCCGCCACGTTTTGACCGAGGGGGATTTTCCTCCTGCTAGGGATGTGcttcctcttcttttattgcctcggtgataaaacatGAAGGACGTTAAGGATCTCTTGCCTCATCAAGTAGAAATTTCAGAAAACGCGAAATCCAACCTAAGTGATGAAACGTGAAATCGACCGGTACCACCCGATACAAGTCGGTAATAGTCAAAATTTTGActgttaccgcccgatacagcTCTGTATTGCCAGATACGGGGCCAAAAATCTGGTATCGCTCGATAGCGAGCGGTCCGCGTGCCGATAGACtagcagaccggtacgtaccgcccataccggacgatatggtacgaaattaaaatccttgctctTATGTTAGCTACGCTAACATGTTATTCATGTTTCGTAATCATCCAACACTCCAACCTATAAGAATGGTTGGCCTTATGATTGTGTTATGAAATTTTCCTTTTGATCTAAGGTGCACAAAGTGATCACTCTCCTTTGTGGGCAAATCTTGCACCTTAGTTTTCCAAATTCCCTTTTATACTTGGACCTGATAAGTCCAAGGTCTAGGGCCAACAATCCTATGCTTTGGCAATTAATTCCCTTAGACAAAAACCAAATTTTGGCTTCTTACAGTGACTACCAAATCATAGAAAGCACAAGATCTGTAGGCTAAAGAAGGTGAGGCATAGGAAATTAGCAATCAGGTACCTGAGGTAGTGCTTCTCGTCTCTGACCAGCTGCATTCATCACGCGAGCAATTTCGGCACGATCAAAGCAATTTCTGCTGCAAGGTTTAGCAGCAGAGTACCACAAGAAATCAGCAACAGGGACTTCACCTTCCCTCCGAATTTGTTGCCTTTCAGGATCAAGTAGGATGACAACTTGGTTTTTCTTTTGCAATTTCTTTGATATTCTAGCAGGAACTCCAGTTCCTCTAGATCCATAAATTACATGGCTTGCACCAGTTACAACAATAAGCATATCTGCTGAACTGCCACTGTTTATAGCTTTCATGATACTCTGGGACATGGTATACTCATCAATAACTCTTGCTTGCGCTGGCAGGTATGAACTAGGACCAAAAAGAACAGATTGGTTTGACGAGATATTGTCTATCATTGATCGCCCAGAGATAGAAGAGAAGCCAGAAATGAAGCCTGAGCCAGCTGGAGGAGCATATAGCTTCCGTTCGTTTTTGGAAAGACCTCGAATACCTTCAGCTTGAACAGTTCTCAGAACCTAATAAATTTAGTAGGAAAAATCAACAGTCTCCTTGATGGTGTTGCAATAAAAACTAAGAACAACAATAGTGCAAGCCTGCGCTATAATTTGATATAGCATTTAGCACCCATCACAAGTTTAAAGACAATACTTTAATGAAATATAATTAATTCAACGCAATAAGAGTGGAAAGGCGAGAGGGTCTGAGGCCGTGGATTATTTTTATTTACAAAACATCTATCAGATCATTTTCATACATGTTTAATTcacttaaattttttatttacaaatatttctatgatttgatgatataagaTTTCTATCTTCTTTGCTCAATTCAAGCTCATGCAAGTATAAGATTTTAAATTACAAGATATAATTCATACAGCACAAATACAACATTTTAAACTTAATAAAAATACTTAAAATCCCTAAAAATTCGATAAAAAATCCCTATTGTACACTAAATATTTGGCTCCTCGATTGGGATGCATCAATTAATGGATTGTGAATCCACTGCCTTAATCCACTTGGCATACAAGACACAGTAGCTTAAGGATTCTCCCTTCTTTCGTGTCAGCACTATATCAATTACTCTCCTCAAATCCATATTCATCATAAATTAAGATTGATAAGACCATATTCAACCACATTTGTGTTTCTTTATCCATCAACTAACGAAATTTTCTCTACACAAAATGGAGCCATCAAACATAAAAAGATAACTGACCATGTGACTCCTTATGCAAATATACTTTCCCACGTAACTATGAGACAGTAAAATTTGAGATAAATAACACTTTGGAAACTAAATAAAAGTGTGACAAAATGCATCTTCGAGATATTATGGTTCCAAAAGGAATGTTCCAAAATGAAGTGTAT contains the following coding sequences:
- the LOC103990030 gene encoding protein RETICULATA-RELATED 5, chloroplastic-like: MIANSHNIADLKSSYLARCPSPRRPCGRRARQFSPAALRRDTAVGDGEGRAVLAANRREFLLLPSLAMAAGFLHSVAAAASATATEEKAPEPVPSASAPPSVVDVEKGNNRKKEKKEEGQPEILSRVYDATVIGEPQAVGKDKRRVWEKLMGARVVYLGESEMVPDRDDRVLELEIVKNLRNRCLEQQRTVSLALEAFPIDLQQQIDQFMDERIDGGSLRSYTSHWPPERWQEYEPLLNYCRDNGVKLIACGTPLKVLRTVQAEGIRGLSKNERKLYAPPAGSGFISGFSSISGRSMIDNISSNQSVLFGPSSYLPAQARVIDEYTMSQSIMKAINSGSSADMLIVVTGASHVIYGSRGTGVPARISKKLQKKNQVVILLDPERQQIRREGEVPVADFLWYSAAKPCSRNCFDRAEIARVMNAAGQRREALPQDLQKGLDLGIVSPEILQNFFDLEQYPLISELIHRFQGFRERLLADPKFLHRLAIEEAISITTTLLAQYERRKGCFLEEIDYVLTDTIRGSVVDFFTVWLPAPTLSFLTYADESSSFEDFEILTGLLGSIPDNAFQKNVVGKDWNFSHRFASVFFGGLKLAGVGFISSIGAGVASDVLYFIRKNLRPALSVNSRRKRSPILKSAMIYGSFLGTSANLRYQIIAGIVEHRLSDYLISYNNGPLLVNALSFTVRTINSYWGTQQWVDLARFTGLQTNKKGAIPDPIAETPDIPLLECSSTKLNNIDESNNQSGDTSP